From a single Rhodococcus qingshengii JCM 15477 genomic region:
- a CDS encoding DUF4334 domain-containing protein, which yields MNLDEARTAFARLRAAESGVSPAELDEVWAALETVAAEEILGEWKGDDFATGHRLHEKLSASRWYGKTFNSVEDAKPLICRDEDGNLYSDVKSGNGEASLWNIEFRGEVTATMVYDGAPIFDHFKKVDDSTLMGIMNGKSALVLDGGQHYYFLLERA from the coding sequence ATGAATCTCGACGAAGCCCGAACTGCTTTCGCCCGGCTCCGTGCTGCGGAAAGTGGTGTATCACCAGCAGAACTCGACGAAGTGTGGGCCGCGCTGGAAACCGTCGCCGCCGAAGAAATCCTCGGCGAGTGGAAGGGTGACGACTTCGCCACCGGTCACCGTCTTCACGAAAAGCTGTCCGCGAGCCGCTGGTACGGCAAGACTTTCAATTCCGTCGAGGATGCCAAGCCGTTGATCTGCCGAGACGAAGACGGAAATCTCTATTCCGACGTCAAGAGCGGCAATGGCGAGGCAAGTCTGTGGAACATCGAGTTTCGTGGCGAAGTCACGGCAACGATGGTCTACGACGGTGCGCCGATCTTCGACCACTTCAAGAAAGTCGACGATTCGACGCTCATGGGCATCATGAACGGCAAATCGGCGTTGGTTCTCGACGGCGGACAGCACTACTACTTCCTGCTCGAGCGAGCGTGA
- a CDS encoding LysR family transcriptional regulator codes for MMLTEDLEWFVVLAETQQVTATADLTHLSQPTLSRKLARLERQIGVTLFDRQGRRLELNRYGEILYRHARIALRALDAAQTEIQSLASPESGTVRLDFLHSFGTWLVPHMLRGYRVEYPGVRFELHQDSAQFLVDRIAAGTSDLAVVSPQPRDPQVAWMQIAQQSLALAVPADHRFAKLHSVELADAADEPFIGMHPNFGMRRILDELCAAAGFTPNFVFESSELATVGGLVSASFGVSVMPVQDPPIWAEGVVYVPIEGAQRKIGLIWSKSRKLSDPARTFRDYVERTTW; via the coding sequence GTGATGCTGACCGAAGACCTCGAATGGTTTGTCGTGCTCGCCGAAACCCAACAGGTGACCGCTACCGCGGATCTGACTCACCTGTCGCAGCCGACCCTTTCGCGCAAACTCGCTCGCCTCGAACGACAGATCGGCGTGACACTCTTCGACCGTCAGGGACGCCGACTCGAACTGAACCGGTACGGCGAGATCCTCTATCGACATGCTCGCATCGCACTGCGTGCCCTCGACGCCGCGCAGACCGAAATCCAGTCGCTGGCGAGCCCCGAGAGCGGCACGGTCCGACTCGACTTCCTCCACTCGTTCGGCACCTGGTTGGTGCCGCACATGCTGCGCGGATACCGCGTCGAGTATCCCGGAGTGCGATTCGAACTGCATCAGGACAGCGCGCAGTTCCTGGTCGACAGAATCGCCGCCGGCACGTCCGACCTGGCCGTCGTCTCGCCTCAGCCGCGCGATCCGCAGGTGGCGTGGATGCAGATCGCCCAGCAGTCACTGGCATTGGCTGTTCCGGCTGATCATCGCTTTGCGAAGTTGCATTCGGTCGAGCTTGCGGACGCGGCCGACGAACCGTTCATCGGTATGCATCCGAACTTCGGGATGCGAAGAATTCTCGATGAACTGTGCGCGGCCGCAGGATTCACTCCGAATTTCGTCTTCGAGAGCAGCGAGCTGGCAACGGTCGGCGGACTGGTCTCCGCGTCCTTCGGTGTCTCGGTCATGCCGGTTCAGGATCCACCGATCTGGGCCGAAGGAGTCGTCTATGTACCGATCGAAGGAGCACAGCGAAAAATAGGGCTGATCTGGTCGAAGAGTCGCAAGCTGTCCGATCCCGCCCGGACGTTCCGCGACTACGTCGAAAGAACGACTTGGTAG
- a CDS encoding TetR/AcrR family transcriptional regulator, with protein MRSAGEATRDRILAAAKDEFATYGLAGARINRIAAQARASKDRLYAYFASKEELFAAVTEQWTSETTAETALRGDDLPGYAGRLFDNYVAHPENARLQQWADLEAPDVMSEDDIRSKTFRPKVAEIRKGQLEGHIDPAWNPTELILLITDIARMLALKSSRSIPRRREAAVEAVRRLIVA; from the coding sequence ATGCGCTCAGCAGGGGAAGCTACGAGGGACCGCATTCTGGCGGCCGCAAAGGACGAATTTGCCACGTACGGGCTGGCCGGCGCGCGGATCAATCGGATCGCCGCGCAAGCGCGTGCCAGCAAAGACCGTCTCTATGCGTACTTCGCAAGCAAGGAAGAGTTGTTCGCTGCCGTGACCGAACAGTGGACGTCCGAAACAACAGCGGAGACAGCACTTCGAGGTGACGACTTGCCGGGCTATGCAGGTCGCCTCTTCGACAACTACGTTGCCCATCCCGAGAACGCCCGATTGCAGCAATGGGCGGATCTCGAAGCGCCGGACGTCATGAGCGAGGACGACATACGAAGCAAGACCTTCCGGCCTAAAGTTGCGGAAATCCGCAAGGGGCAGCTCGAGGGGCACATCGACCCCGCGTGGAATCCCACGGAGTTGATCCTGCTGATCACGGATATCGCCCGGATGCTCGCGCTCAAGTCGTCTCGTTCCATCCCTCGACGTCGGGAGGCGGCAGTCGAGGCGGTTCGGCGTTTGATTGTGGCTTAG
- a CDS encoding NAD(P)-dependent alcohol dehydrogenase yields MQMTAALSHGPHSPFTLDTVEIDEPRADEILVHIVATGLCHTDLFTKSVVPERLGPCVFGHEGAGVVEAVGSSIDSIAPGDHVLLSYRSCGVCRQCLSGHRAYCESSHALNSSGARTDGSTPIRRSGTPIRSAFFGQSSFAEYVIASADNTVVVDPAVDLTVAAPLGCGFQTGAGAVLNLLRPEPDSTFAVFGAGSVGLAALLAARAAGVSTLVAVDPVAQRRELAEEFGAVTVDPSNEDATDAVRAATDGGSTHSLDTTGIGSVINQAVTSLRARGTLAVVGLGASTVEMNMADIMLSGKTIRGCIEGESEVSTFIPELVELFTGGRFPIDRLVTRYAFSDINKAVEDQASGRVIKPVLVW; encoded by the coding sequence ATGCAGATGACAGCGGCGCTCTCACACGGCCCGCACTCCCCCTTCACACTCGACACCGTTGAAATCGACGAACCCCGCGCAGACGAGATCCTGGTTCACATCGTCGCTACAGGCCTGTGCCACACAGATTTGTTCACGAAGTCGGTGGTACCGGAAAGGCTCGGCCCCTGCGTGTTCGGGCACGAAGGGGCGGGGGTGGTCGAGGCCGTCGGCTCGTCGATCGACAGCATTGCGCCCGGTGATCACGTGTTGCTGAGCTACCGCAGTTGCGGTGTGTGCAGGCAGTGTCTCAGCGGCCATCGGGCGTACTGCGAAAGCTCACACGCGCTCAACAGCTCTGGCGCACGCACCGACGGCTCGACGCCGATCCGGCGAAGCGGAACTCCGATACGGTCCGCCTTCTTCGGCCAGTCCAGCTTCGCGGAATACGTCATCGCCTCTGCCGACAACACCGTCGTCGTCGATCCTGCGGTGGACCTGACCGTCGCGGCTCCGCTCGGCTGCGGGTTTCAAACCGGCGCGGGTGCCGTGCTGAATCTACTTCGCCCCGAGCCCGACTCGACGTTTGCCGTTTTCGGGGCAGGCAGCGTCGGACTCGCAGCGCTGCTGGCGGCGAGGGCTGCCGGCGTTTCCACCCTGGTCGCCGTGGACCCCGTTGCGCAGCGGCGCGAACTCGCCGAGGAATTCGGCGCCGTCACTGTCGATCCCTCGAATGAAGATGCGACCGACGCGGTCCGCGCCGCCACCGACGGAGGTTCGACACATTCCCTCGACACCACCGGAATCGGCTCCGTGATCAATCAAGCCGTCACATCACTTCGAGCACGGGGAACACTGGCGGTAGTCGGACTCGGAGCGTCCACGGTCGAGATGAACATGGCCGACATCATGCTGAGCGGAAAGACAATTCGAGGATGCATCGAAGGAGAGTCGGAAGTCTCGACGTTCATCCCCGAACTCGTCGAACTCTTCACTGGTGGCCGGTTTCCGATCGACCGCTTGGTGACGCGCTACGCCTTCTCCGACATCAACAAAGCCGTCGAAGATCAAGCGTCGGGGCGCGTCATCAAACCCGTTCTCGTGTGGTGA
- a CDS encoding LCP family protein — translation MGDDHDSGPPPPESRAPWERPLADKRFRNARPDQPATPQRPATPQRPTPQPPSPPERRSSGRTGRRDSPPTDDSVSVAELVRRVGDKKPPPAPATPPKPAPNKSVTPKTQSSAASSPPPARPIPARPTVPPAAADWITEEHPVTSAVPRVVGDTGATRLAQSKIRRRHRAKVIGRSAVAFLAVMSLALTGVVWGYLRSVEGGFDQIAALDTESDDIIDAGGQLGDETYLIIGTDTRAGASGEIGAGTVEDAEGARADTVMLVNIPADRSRVVAVSFPRDLDVERPICQGWDNDAGKYTSETFPAASGDKLNATYALGGPKCLVKVIQKMSGLKIGHFVGMDFAGFERMVDTVGGVNVCSPGPIEDGILGTVLASGGTQMLDGRTALNYVRARHVEAEGNGDYGRITRQQKFLSALLRSALSNQVLLNPSKLNGFINAFTSDTFVENIDTKSLVTLGRSLQNVDAGAVTFLTVPTDGTNDWGNEIPRTDEIKSLFQAIIDDDPLPGEEREDTTPSSTSSTTTAPTSSTPPAATSVEAMSAYNISVDVSNASGIAGQAATIADSLAAYGFQISTVGNFSAATGLANAQASTTVVRYAAGYEAEAVTVASSIPGAVLVLAPSMGDMIEVVVGSNFAGTVVAPADPGTILAANPTSVDTSTSTALPADIASVNAGDTTCD, via the coding sequence GTGGGTGATGATCACGATTCGGGCCCACCTCCGCCCGAGAGCCGCGCCCCCTGGGAACGTCCGCTCGCAGACAAGCGCTTCCGCAACGCCCGACCGGACCAACCGGCAACGCCCCAGCGCCCTGCCACACCCCAGCGACCAACACCGCAACCACCCAGTCCCCCGGAGCGTCGCAGCAGTGGACGTACCGGGCGACGGGACTCGCCTCCGACCGACGACTCTGTTTCGGTCGCCGAGTTGGTCCGTCGGGTAGGCGACAAGAAGCCGCCACCAGCCCCGGCTACGCCGCCCAAGCCGGCGCCGAACAAATCCGTAACACCCAAGACTCAATCTTCAGCAGCGTCGTCGCCGCCCCCCGCCCGGCCGATTCCCGCCCGTCCGACCGTTCCGCCCGCCGCTGCGGACTGGATCACCGAAGAACATCCCGTCACCTCCGCAGTGCCGCGGGTAGTCGGTGACACCGGCGCCACTCGTCTGGCGCAAAGCAAGATTCGCCGCCGCCATCGCGCAAAAGTGATCGGCCGATCGGCAGTAGCGTTCCTGGCCGTCATGTCTCTCGCATTGACCGGCGTCGTGTGGGGCTATCTGCGCTCGGTCGAAGGCGGATTCGATCAGATTGCGGCACTCGACACCGAGTCCGACGACATCATCGACGCCGGTGGTCAACTCGGCGACGAGACGTACCTGATCATCGGCACCGATACCCGCGCCGGTGCGAGCGGTGAGATCGGCGCCGGAACCGTCGAAGACGCCGAAGGCGCCCGAGCCGACACGGTCATGCTGGTGAACATTCCCGCCGACCGAAGCCGCGTCGTCGCCGTCTCCTTCCCGCGTGACCTCGACGTCGAACGTCCGATCTGTCAGGGATGGGACAACGACGCCGGCAAGTACACCAGCGAAACCTTCCCGGCAGCGAGCGGGGACAAACTCAATGCGACGTACGCACTCGGTGGCCCCAAATGCCTGGTCAAGGTCATCCAGAAGATGTCCGGCCTGAAAATCGGGCACTTCGTCGGAATGGACTTCGCCGGTTTCGAGCGCATGGTCGACACCGTCGGCGGTGTGAACGTCTGCTCCCCCGGACCGATCGAAGACGGCATCCTCGGAACCGTCCTCGCCTCCGGCGGCACGCAGATGCTCGACGGCCGTACCGCCCTCAACTACGTGCGTGCTCGCCACGTCGAAGCCGAGGGCAACGGCGACTACGGGCGCATCACCCGTCAGCAGAAGTTCCTGTCTGCGCTGCTCCGCTCGGCCCTGTCCAACCAGGTCCTCCTGAATCCGAGCAAGCTCAACGGATTCATCAACGCCTTCACCAGCGACACGTTCGTCGAAAACATCGACACCAAGTCACTGGTCACCCTCGGTCGCTCGCTCCAGAACGTCGACGCAGGCGCGGTCACGTTCTTGACGGTCCCCACGGACGGCACCAACGACTGGGGCAACGAGATTCCTCGCACGGACGAGATCAAGTCCCTCTTCCAGGCGATCATCGACGACGATCCGCTTCCGGGTGAAGAGCGCGAGGACACCACACCGTCGTCCACCAGTTCCACGACAACCGCTCCTACGTCCAGCACGCCGCCGGCCGCCACTTCCGTCGAGGCAATGAGCGCCTACAACATCTCGGTCGACGTCTCCAACGCCTCGGGAATCGCCGGGCAGGCCGCGACAATCGCCGACAGCCTCGCGGCTTACGGTTTCCAGATCTCCACGGTCGGTAACTTCAGCGCAGCCACCGGCCTGGCGAATGCTCAAGCGTCGACCACCGTCGTGCGCTACGCCGCAGGTTACGAGGCTGAAGCGGTGACGGTCGCGTCGTCGATTCCCGGCGCGGTTCTGGTTCTCGCTCCGAGCATGGGAGACATGATCGAGGTCGTCGTCGGAAGCAATTTCGCCGGCACCGTCGTCGCCCCCGCGGACCCGGGAACCATCCTGGCGGCTAATCCGACGTCGGTCGACACCAGCACCTCGACGGCTCTGCCCGCCGACATCGCCAGCGTCAACGCCGGCGACACCACCTGCGACTGA
- a CDS encoding acyl-ACP desaturase, which yields MTRILTQLELLQELQPVAEENVNRHISMAKEWHPHDYVPWDEGRNFAAMGGEDWSLEQSQLGEVARAAMITNLLTEDNLPSYHREIAENFSQDGAWGTWVGRWTAEENRHGIVMRDYLVVTRAVDPVELERFRMEHMTNGYSAPIDEGDAGLLHSVAYVTFQELATRVSHRNTGKACDEPIADKMLQRIAADENLHMIFYRNICAAALDLAPDQALKAVANIVQNFQMPGAGMPNFRRNGALMAKHGIYDLRQHLDEVVWPVLRKWNIFERNDFSAEGENTREELAAFLETLAANATKFEEQRDRMLAREAAKREQQAS from the coding sequence ATGACGAGGATTCTGACGCAGCTGGAGCTGCTACAAGAGCTGCAGCCGGTTGCCGAGGAGAACGTCAACCGCCACATCTCCATGGCCAAGGAATGGCATCCACACGACTACGTTCCGTGGGACGAGGGCCGTAACTTCGCAGCCATGGGTGGCGAAGACTGGAGTCTCGAACAGTCACAACTCGGCGAGGTAGCTCGCGCCGCGATGATCACCAACCTGCTCACCGAGGACAACCTGCCGTCGTACCACCGTGAGATCGCCGAGAACTTTTCGCAGGACGGTGCCTGGGGAACGTGGGTCGGCCGGTGGACCGCCGAGGAGAACCGCCACGGCATCGTGATGCGTGACTACCTCGTCGTCACGCGCGCAGTCGACCCCGTCGAGCTCGAGCGCTTCCGCATGGAACACATGACAAACGGTTACAGCGCACCCATCGACGAGGGCGACGCCGGCCTGCTGCACTCGGTCGCCTACGTGACCTTCCAGGAACTCGCGACGCGCGTCAGCCACCGCAACACCGGCAAGGCCTGCGACGAGCCGATTGCCGACAAGATGCTTCAGCGCATCGCCGCCGACGAGAACCTGCACATGATTTTCTACCGCAACATCTGCGCCGCCGCGCTCGATCTTGCTCCCGATCAGGCGCTCAAGGCTGTGGCGAACATCGTCCAGAACTTCCAGATGCCCGGTGCCGGCATGCCGAACTTCCGCCGCAACGGCGCCCTCATGGCCAAGCACGGCATCTACGACCTTCGCCAGCACCTCGACGAGGTCGTCTGGCCTGTCCTGCGTAAGTGGAACATCTTCGAGCGCAACGATTTCAGCGCCGAAGGCGAGAACACGCGCGAAGAGTTGGCGGCCTTCCTCGAGACACTCGCCGCCAACGCGACGAAGTTCGAGGAACAGCGCGATCGCATGCTCGCACGCGAAGCCGCCAAGCGCGAACAGCAGGCTTCTTAG
- a CDS encoding low temperature requirement protein A — translation MTEHTSTGAGHGRAVMPIIRMRARSRDENHRASTPLELFFDLCFVVAAAQAGVQLVHAVAEGHYADGIAGYMFVFFALWWAWVNFTWFASAYDTDDVPYRVATFVQICGVLVFAAGIPDAFDGTDRTTAIVGYLIMRIALTCQWLRAASGESGAARTTALQYAAGLVIVQAGWIVLLLMPASAWIPGFFVLMIAELAVPAIAERNHQTPWHPHHIAERYGLFTIIMLGETIAAATIAVQSGIRDFDAADLLIPIAVGGVLIVFSALWIYFAVPIHEYLADQGNRAVLLWGYGHYFVFGSAAAIGAGIEVAVEEAVGEAHISTFAASAAVTIPAAMFLIFVWLMHSRHFKRDRIEQAVLPVSAILVLACTFAGHWAVPLAGLVAAGTVGVGVGLSTRSKS, via the coding sequence ATGACAGAACACACCAGTACGGGCGCGGGCCACGGCCGGGCCGTTATGCCGATCATCCGGATGCGCGCACGCAGCCGCGACGAGAACCATCGCGCATCGACACCACTCGAACTGTTCTTCGACCTGTGTTTCGTGGTTGCAGCCGCACAGGCCGGAGTTCAACTGGTGCATGCTGTTGCCGAGGGCCACTACGCCGACGGCATCGCCGGCTATATGTTCGTCTTCTTCGCGCTGTGGTGGGCGTGGGTGAACTTCACCTGGTTCGCGTCTGCCTACGACACGGACGACGTCCCCTACCGGGTCGCGACCTTCGTACAGATTTGTGGCGTGCTCGTCTTCGCCGCCGGAATCCCCGACGCATTCGACGGAACCGACCGTACGACGGCCATCGTCGGCTACCTCATCATGCGAATTGCGCTCACCTGCCAATGGCTTCGAGCCGCCAGCGGTGAATCCGGTGCAGCGCGAACGACTGCTCTGCAATATGCCGCCGGGCTCGTGATCGTCCAGGCCGGCTGGATCGTGCTGCTCCTGATGCCGGCGTCGGCGTGGATTCCGGGCTTCTTCGTTCTCATGATCGCCGAACTCGCGGTGCCGGCGATCGCCGAACGCAACCACCAGACGCCGTGGCACCCGCATCACATCGCCGAACGCTACGGCCTCTTCACCATCATCATGCTCGGCGAAACCATCGCTGCCGCCACCATCGCGGTCCAATCCGGCATCCGGGATTTCGACGCCGCCGATCTACTGATTCCGATTGCCGTCGGCGGAGTTCTGATCGTGTTCTCCGCGTTGTGGATCTACTTCGCCGTCCCGATCCACGAGTACCTCGCAGACCAAGGCAATCGCGCCGTCCTGTTGTGGGGATACGGGCACTACTTCGTATTCGGATCCGCTGCGGCCATCGGCGCCGGCATCGAAGTAGCCGTCGAGGAAGCAGTTGGCGAAGCGCACATTTCGACGTTCGCAGCATCTGCCGCGGTCACGATTCCGGCCGCGATGTTCCTGATCTTCGTGTGGCTCATGCATTCACGCCACTTCAAGCGCGACAGGATCGAGCAGGCCGTTCTACCGGTGAGTGCAATCCTGGTTCTCGCCTGCACATTTGCCGGACACTGGGCTGTCCCGCTCGCTGGACTGGTGGCGGCGGGAACCGTCGGAGTCGGTGTCGGCCTGAGTACTCGGTCGAAGAGCTGA
- a CDS encoding MFS transporter, protein MPLRRGTSGYRTVTVALFAAGLSTFISMYAAQALLPAFAEDFHVSPAVSALSVSATTGMLALAIIPASALSERFGRTRVMIASASASCVIGLLLPLSPTIEVLLVGRAAQGLALAGVPAVAMAYLAEEVDRKNLGAAMGRYVAGTTIGGLIGRLVPSAVVDFSTWRWALLTASALSALFALNMIRRLPASKFFRPQPISARTIASNLRRHLANPSLRTLFALGFILMGGFVSIYNFLGFRLTAAPFGLPEALVGLVFLFYLAGTFTSAVAGGASDRLGRRSVLLGSVVVIGIGLALTVPDNLALTLVGMLLFTGGFFAAHSVASGWVGLIATDHRAEASALYLFAYYAGSSVAGALAGLAYAGGGWVGVSAFVGALLLVAFALSLRMFRSSTVD, encoded by the coding sequence ATGCCGCTTCGCCGCGGAACATCGGGATATCGAACCGTGACCGTTGCGTTGTTCGCGGCCGGGCTGTCGACGTTCATCTCGATGTACGCGGCACAGGCGTTGCTGCCTGCGTTCGCCGAAGACTTCCACGTCTCGCCTGCGGTGTCTGCGCTGTCCGTCTCGGCGACGACGGGCATGTTGGCGTTGGCAATCATTCCGGCCAGTGCGCTCTCCGAGCGCTTCGGTCGCACGCGGGTGATGATCGCGTCGGCGTCGGCGTCCTGTGTGATCGGTTTACTTCTGCCGCTGAGTCCGACGATCGAGGTTCTGCTGGTCGGACGCGCAGCACAAGGATTGGCTCTGGCCGGTGTCCCGGCGGTGGCGATGGCCTATCTGGCCGAGGAGGTCGATCGGAAGAACCTCGGTGCAGCGATGGGAAGGTACGTCGCCGGCACAACGATCGGTGGGCTGATCGGACGGCTCGTGCCGTCGGCCGTCGTCGATTTCAGTACGTGGCGTTGGGCGCTGTTGACTGCGTCCGCGCTGTCGGCATTGTTCGCGCTCAACATGATCCGGCGGCTTCCCGCGTCGAAGTTCTTTCGCCCGCAACCGATATCGGCGCGCACGATCGCGTCGAATCTACGACGCCACCTTGCGAACCCGTCGCTGCGAACACTCTTCGCTTTGGGATTCATCCTGATGGGCGGCTTCGTGTCGATTTACAACTTCCTCGGGTTTCGGCTCACAGCAGCGCCTTTCGGCCTTCCTGAAGCGCTTGTGGGCCTGGTGTTCCTTTTCTACCTTGCCGGAACTTTCACCTCGGCGGTAGCCGGCGGGGCCTCTGACCGACTGGGTAGGCGCAGCGTGCTGCTCGGGTCGGTTGTCGTCATCGGTATCGGCCTGGCACTGACCGTTCCGGACAATCTGGCGTTGACGCTCGTGGGGATGCTGCTCTTCACCGGAGGATTCTTCGCCGCACATTCGGTGGCCAGCGGTTGGGTGGGGCTGATCGCTACCGATCACCGGGCCGAGGCGTCGGCGTTGTATCTGTTTGCCTACTACGCGGGTTCGTCCGTGGCGGGCGCCCTCGCGGGTCTTGCATACGCGGGTGGCGGTTGGGTCGGGGTCAGTGCTTTTGTGGGCGCGCTGCTGTTGGTTGCGTTTGCATTGTCACTGAGGATGTTTCGATCTTCGACGGTTGACTGA
- a CDS encoding DUF937 domain-containing protein, with protein sequence MASLDDLLSQIPIDQIAQQLGVDQATAESAVKTALPTLVGGLGANAQDPAGAASLESALQSHADTSLLDDGVDISKVDTADGQKIVSNIFGGNTDQVASALGGVGGGGGNDLVKQLLPILAPIVLAYLAKQFTGGGAGAQTQASGGGGLGDLLGGILGGGGNSGGGIGGALGGILGGSGGGGLGDLLGGLLGGGKK encoded by the coding sequence ATGGCATCGCTTGACGACCTTCTATCCCAGATCCCCATCGACCAGATCGCGCAGCAACTCGGCGTCGACCAGGCAACTGCCGAATCGGCGGTCAAGACTGCACTTCCGACCCTCGTCGGTGGCCTCGGCGCCAACGCGCAGGATCCCGCCGGTGCAGCCTCGCTGGAAAGCGCGTTGCAGTCTCACGCCGACACCAGCCTTCTCGACGACGGCGTCGACATCAGCAAAGTCGACACCGCTGACGGTCAGAAGATCGTCTCGAACATCTTCGGCGGCAACACCGATCAGGTCGCCAGCGCACTGGGCGGTGTCGGTGGCGGCGGTGGAAACGATCTGGTGAAGCAGTTGCTGCCGATCCTCGCTCCCATCGTCCTGGCTTACCTCGCCAAGCAGTTCACCGGTGGCGGTGCCGGCGCGCAGACTCAGGCCTCCGGTGGCGGCGGGCTCGGGGATCTCCTCGGCGGAATTCTCGGCGGCGGCGGCAATTCCGGCGGCGGCATCGGCGGAGCACTCGGCGGCATCCTGGGTGGATCCGGTGGCGGCGGCCTCGGAGACCTGCTCGGCGGCCTCCTCGGCGGCGGCAAGAAGTAA
- the dusB gene encoding tRNA dihydrouridine synthase DusB translates to MSSLRIGSLELHSPVVLAPMAGVTNVAFRTLCRELELERAGSTSGLYVCEMVTARALVERQPATMHMTTFGPTETPRSLQLYTVDPDTTYAAAKMIVDENMADHIDMNFGCPVPKVTRKGGGSALPYKRRLFGQIVAAAVRATEGTDIPVTVKMRVGIDPEHHTHLDAGRIAAAEGAAAVALHARTASQRYSGTADWNEITRLKEHVTDVPILGNGDIFDASDAARMMNETGCDGVVVGRGCLGRPWLFAELSAALNGQQIATPPTLGEVTKIIARHAQLLAAHHGEMKGLRELRKHVSWYMRGFPVGSDLRVSMALVSTLSELDDLLGQLDHDVPFPKDAEGPRGRQGSPGQVALPEGWLDDPEDDLVPVGADMMHSGG, encoded by the coding sequence ATGTCATCCCTTCGTATCGGTTCACTCGAGCTGCACAGCCCCGTGGTCCTCGCACCCATGGCGGGCGTCACCAACGTCGCCTTCCGCACGCTGTGCCGTGAACTCGAACTCGAACGTGCAGGCAGCACGTCCGGGCTCTACGTCTGCGAGATGGTCACCGCCCGCGCGCTCGTCGAACGCCAACCCGCCACGATGCACATGACCACGTTCGGTCCGACCGAAACGCCCAGGTCGCTGCAGCTGTACACCGTCGACCCGGATACGACTTACGCCGCGGCCAAGATGATCGTCGACGAGAACATGGCCGATCACATCGACATGAACTTCGGCTGCCCGGTACCCAAGGTGACCCGCAAGGGCGGCGGATCGGCGCTACCGTACAAGCGTCGACTGTTCGGTCAGATCGTCGCGGCAGCCGTGCGCGCCACCGAAGGCACCGACATTCCGGTCACCGTCAAGATGCGCGTCGGCATCGACCCCGAACATCACACGCACCTCGACGCAGGCCGGATCGCCGCAGCTGAAGGCGCCGCTGCCGTCGCACTTCACGCACGTACCGCGTCGCAGCGCTACTCCGGCACTGCTGACTGGAACGAGATCACGCGCCTCAAGGAACACGTCACCGACGTGCCGATCCTCGGCAACGGCGACATCTTCGACGCCTCGGATGCTGCCCGCATGATGAACGAGACCGGCTGCGACGGCGTCGTCGTCGGACGCGGCTGCCTCGGACGGCCATGGCTGTTCGCGGAACTCAGCGCAGCTCTCAACGGACAACAGATCGCCACGCCGCCGACGCTCGGCGAAGTCACCAAGATCATCGCCCGTCACGCCCAACTGCTCGCCGCACATCACGGTGAAATGAAGGGTCTGCGCGAACTTCGCAAGCACGTCTCCTGGTACATGCGTGGGTTCCCGGTCGGATCGGATCTGCGGGTCTCGATGGCTCTGGTCAGCACGTTGTCCGAACTGGACGATCTGCTCGGACAGCTCGACCACGACGTCCCGTTCCCCAAGGACGCCGAAGGCCCGCGCGGACGCCAAGGCTCACCCGGTCAGGTAGCACTCCCGGAAGGTTGGCTCGACGATCCCGAAGACGACCTTGTGCCGGTGGGAGCTGACATGATGCACTCGGGTGGCTAG
- a CDS encoding MmcQ/YjbR family DNA-binding protein, with the protein MPDNMRRLEEISLSLPEAERVDIEAWDGHPTFRVRGKNFVFCNVEATSLTVKLSKEEAEAVVATEPGASAAGYGLGRHGWVALDIGTDVSEEKWSQLEEWIYTSFTLVAPKRLARIVLDADEERP; encoded by the coding sequence ATGCCCGACAACATGCGTCGACTCGAAGAGATCTCGCTGTCGCTGCCGGAAGCGGAGCGCGTCGACATCGAAGCGTGGGACGGCCACCCGACGTTCCGGGTCCGCGGCAAGAACTTCGTGTTCTGCAACGTCGAAGCCACCTCCTTGACCGTCAAGCTGAGCAAGGAGGAAGCCGAAGCGGTGGTGGCCACCGAACCAGGCGCAAGTGCTGCGGGCTATGGACTCGGTCGACACGGGTGGGTTGCACTCGACATCGGCACCGACGTTTCCGAGGAGAAATGGTCGCAACTGGAGGAGTGGATCTACACCTCGTTCACCCTCGTTGCGCCGAAGCGGCTTGCCCGGATCGTTCTCGATGCGGATGAGGAACGCCCGTAA